TGTTCATCATGGTAGTCGGCATTTTTTCGCTGAACAGTAAGTGGCTTCATATGACTGCCTTGATCATGAATGGCTTTTATATACTGAAAACCAAGAATATTATTTGGTTTCGATAAATCCAAATATTTCGCGGAATCAGGTAGGTCCTGGTAGGCAAGAGCAAGGGCTTTTGGATAACTCACACCAGTTTGGATAAATCGTTTAATATTTTCTTCAAGCGACTGATGATTTTCTTTTAGAAATTTTTCTGTTTGAGAGAAGGAAGAAATATCACCATTTTCGCTCCCGAAGCATAATGACTCGCATCCGGAAGCAGTTAATATAGATACTGCACCATTTGCAAATATTTCGGCTTTTTGAACTGCAAAGCAATAAGGAAGCTCAAAAACAATGTCGATACCATTTAATAGAGCCATGCGAGTCCGGCTCCATTTTGAAACAAGTGCGGGTTCGCCGCGTTGCAGAAAATTTCCGCTCATAACTGCAATGGCTATATCAGACTTAGCTGTTCGTTTGGCTTCTTGCAAATGGTAATAATGCCCATTGTGAAAAGGATTGTACTCAACTATTACACCTACAGCTCTCACATTATGATCTCCTTTCTTGACCAATTGGAAAGTATAGCTAAACTATCAGGAATATGTACAATTACACCTCTGTTTTCGCTTATAAATCGCTAATCGGCAAGCATTCTTTCAAAAATTATTAATATTATAGCAAAAGAAGGATAAGTAGTTAAGAAGTGGTTTGTAAACCGTTAGAATGGATAAACTAATACGGAAAAAAGAAAATACATTCATCTTGAAGAGGTGTAAAGAAAAAATATTGACAAAAATAGTATCGGGGGCTATAATTACCTTTGTTGCCTTGGGGTGATTCATATGAAATGGACATTAACTCAATTACAAAAATATCGAAACAAGGATTTTTCGATTGATGAAACGATCCGGCTTGATGACATTAAACAAACTGATTCATCAATTCGCGATGTATCCCCGATGCATATTACTGGTCGTGGTGATGTAGATTCAGCGAAAGTTACCTTTCATTTGAAAATTGAAGGTTATCTTATATTGCCTTGTTCTCGTACTTTAGTGGATTTGAAGTATCCGATTAATGTCGAAACAACGGAAACTTTTCTCTTGCAGGGATCTATTTATGATACTGAAGAGGAATTGCACCAAGTAAAAGGTGAAACGATTGATCTTAAGCCGATCATTCAAGAAATTATTTTGCTTGAGGTTCCGATGCAGGTCTTTTGTGATGATCATGAATCGCAGGATGCTGCACCGCAGTCTGGAAAGGATTGGGAAGTCGTACAGGAAGAAGTAGTATCTAATAAGATTGACCCAAGACTCGCTGGACTTGCTAAGTTTTTTGACAAAGATAAATCTTCTTCCGAATCATAATCGGCAAAAACATGCAAATGGCTTATGCTTTTTCTTATAAGGAGGTGGGAAGAATGGCTGTACCTTTTAGAAGAACTTCTAAAACTGTTAAAAGAAAGCGCCGTACTCATTTTAAATTAAGTGTTCCTGGTATGGTAGAATGCCCAAACTGTGGTGAAATGAAACTTGCTCACCGCGTATGTAAAGCTTGCGGAACATACAAAGGAAAAGATGTAGTTAACGATTAATTCAACTTGGATAGAAAGCACAAGGAATAACACTTC
Above is a genomic segment from Neobacillus endophyticus containing:
- a CDS encoding YceD family protein; this encodes MKWTLTQLQKYRNKDFSIDETIRLDDIKQTDSSIRDVSPMHITGRGDVDSAKVTFHLKIEGYLILPCSRTLVDLKYPINVETTETFLLQGSIYDTEEELHQVKGETIDLKPIIQEIILLEVPMQVFCDDHESQDAAPQSGKDWEVVQEEVVSNKIDPRLAGLAKFFDKDKSSSES
- the rpmF gene encoding 50S ribosomal protein L32, translating into MAVPFRRTSKTVKRKRRTHFKLSVPGMVECPNCGEMKLAHRVCKACGTYKGKDVVND